The DNA sequence AGCCCAAAGAGGAGATGCGAGCCAGAACCAAGGAAGGGGGAGCTGTCGCCGCCGTCGCGCCCTGCTGCTGCCGGCTCCGTCACATCTGTCGCCGCCATTGATTGAGTCCGTCGCTGTCGTTGTTGCTGGTCTACAAGGAAAAGAGCGCGCAAGAGATCGGAAAAGGAGGAGAGGGCGACGACGCcggtgggtgtcactgccaccATCATCGTCGACGCTATTCAGTGAGGAAGAATcgttttttctctgctttttctattgttgttgttgttgttgttgctgcatgtGAAGAAGATAATGATTGAGgtatagtggtggtggtggtgatggtagtGATAAAGGAAATGAGATGGTGgtgggatttgagattagaaaggaaaagggaggtggtggctgggtgaagagagttagggttagaaaggtgattgggtgaaggaggtggtgtgaTGGTGAAGATAAGGATAATTTAggaattttaggtaattttttaaagtttggataattttgcttgtaaaaatcatttttttataggaataaatgataattttctttttttatgggtAGATATATCAacgttttcaactttcgtgggtagAAATGATAGTTTACTCTCGTAAATAATATATATGGAGTCCAAAAGCTCCACAGATAAGCATATAATTCTAGAATTTGAAAGAAATAACTTATTATTTTTGGGTGGACACTTAATTTACCATTTGAATCCCTAAATACTTGTGTATGGAAGGACATTAAtgaacatataattttttatggtttAGCACCTTAAATTAATAGAGATAAGTATGGTGCCCATTCAATACTACTCCAACCACTACCCCATTTTGTCCATGTGGAGTACCATGACGAGATCTTTCACCGAATCTACAACAAACTAAGAGATATTTAATAGCACCACAGAGAAGTAGAGAACACACTGTTACAACCTCCTGGTCAGACTAACGATCAAAACTTAGGAAAGTGTAACCCAATCCGCTAGAAAATGATCCTTGTTTACCCCCATTCTACTCTCTGCTAGTGCACAATTTGATTCGGCTACAAACATTGGCCTATTAACTTGACAAAAAATACAGTTGTTTTGGCTTCTCAGAGCCAGCACCAAAGGAATGTCAAAGCTTCTTTCTCTTCATATGAGTCCCTGGCGCTGTAAATCAGTGTACGTCTTCTTATTATAGATGTTCCCTTCCTTGTCTTCGTACTCTTCTTCCAAATCTGGGCGCCACTTGTTCACTCCTTGTCTTTGCTGTATCTTCTTCCAAAGTTCCTTTGCTTCCTGTATCACACAATGTTACCAGTGAGGGGCAAATTAAGGAGAACTGCAGACTCCCAAAGAATAGATTTCATGGTGAAAGTAAGCTAAATTCGATTTGAAGTCAAGCATTATAAAAAGACCAAGGGGTGGCAGCACTAAAACACTAGTACACTACCATTAACTGGACATTTTAATGCCATGCTACATGACAACAAGGGAAATACAGAaagtcaaataaaataaaataaaatacctcAATTGATGTGATCTCATTGAAATTTTTGGTATTTGGTATACCAAGGCATCGCATGCCATGCTGATGGCGCCACTCTTTAAAATGCCGTTCAAAAGCCCGACGCCCCCAGTAACTGTAGTTCCCACATATCTCACACTTAAATTCCTGCAGAATGCATATCATATTATTTATACTGGAAGTATCTTGTGATGGCATATAGATTATAACAATAACTGACTAACTGACTTCTATAAGCTCTCTCTTTTAAAAACAAAACATGTTCTACCTGCAACTACTTGAGATGTCTAGTGAGAAACATACGAGTTTCAGTTTCCAAGTGAAAGACAAATGAATGATACCTGACCAAGACCATGCAACTTATACAACCAGTAAGGTATGGGCTTCCCATCCCATCCCATTGGCAACTTTAGGGGATTATATATCTGCTGCTCCTCATCTTCACTTTCAGTGTCCTCTTGTGTCTCTTCCTGGCAAGTATCAAAAGTAAATGCAATCATATATGAGCTATACATTGTACAAATcacctgattttttttttttaagagtatAGTTGGATGAAACAAGTAATAATAGAATTAAATGGCAGTAAACAGacgaaaaatatgaaattatctTCCGCGTAATGTAATATATCTCTTTTAACTTTTGGAGGTTATTGAATAGCTTTCACTCACCTCCTCACGTTCTGCTTCAATTTCTTCATACGTCAGCGCTTGCTTCTTTACAACATTGTCTTTTGTTCGGTCAATAGTCTGCAGAAAGGTTAATAAAGTTATATGAGTAGATAGAACAGAAGTTAACATTTTATACCAAGGGTCAATATATATGCCCAAACCATTGAAGCTAAGACATCAAAGGAATAATTAAAGGAAATAAGCAACAGATACAAACGTCTTCTAACAAATCACACAGCTTCTTCATTTTGGCCTCCATTAATGCAATTTCTTTTGAATTTGCATCTTCTTGTGGAACTGGAGCAACCCCTTTTTTCTCTGAAGCACGTGCTCCCTTAGCAAAATGCTTCTTGTCCAGTTTTTCAAGAGGTGTGTGCTGCATAACGAACAAAAACGAAAGAAAATTTGTTATGTCAGTCAGTCAACCAAAATTGTACAGACACAGTTTATTAGAATGTAaaacaaattcaataaaaattccaGGAGCAAAAGCATCAACCAAATTTGGAGTTGAAACATACAGGATTTGAACATAAAAGCCACTGGAAGTGTATCCTTCTACTTCATAAAGGAGTACAAATTACCTTTGTGAGGAAGAGTCTCTCTGCACGTTGCTGAATGGTACCACCAGTCTTAAGTCCTAATGCTGCAAGTGCCTACCACATCAAGGAGCAGGGAAGAAAAAAGCACACATGATGAGAACACTAGAAATAACTGAAACCAAAGAGTGCCAATGAAAGATACTCAATATTGCTAGTCattaagttaattatattttaatactaTGGTAGAAACTGGACAGGAAATTTGATTAGATATATCGAAAGATACATGGATAGATCATAGATAGTATTTAGTCTTATAGTACCTCCTTTAACCTTTCAGGACCCACTTCCATCAGCTCTTCAACTGTACTGTAATAATCAAGATCAAGTGCAGCATGCTGAGCAGGTGCGTGTCCATTCTCCTGATTTTCATTCTCCCATCCGTGTACCTTTCCAGCAGCCCAATTTTCTTCAAACTCAGTTGTTACCTGCCACAACTATGTTAGATCTCAATCCCAGAAAGAAAAAACTcacaataaaacaaaatcattTAAGTATTGAAGTTAATTGTTAGAAAATTTCTTGCAAGCCAATAATGATGCAATTTAAACTCAGCATTACTTCAGATAATACAATAAGGAACAGGCTTGAAACATGAAGCAAGAACTACAGAAGAAGGCAATTGTAAGCTGTATTTGAGAATAGAAAGAAAGCATAAACTACTAAAATCATAGAATCCCTTTGAAAATTAATTTCAAGATCATAATTCCACCAGTCATGTATGGGATTTCAGCactatttcactaattcaaaatttgaattcaGGTTTAAGTATCTTACATGAAAAAGTTGATTGATCCATTCTCATATAGTAAAAAAGTATATTAATAGAAGGATATAAAAATAGAATAGATTGACacaagaaatacaaaaaataatcagaatacattttcacaattaaaaaaaataacactagATTTCAATAAAGTGAAAACTCAAATCATGTAAAGTGGAGATATCTTAAGTATGGACTCCAAAAATCTTGGAACTACATAGAGCGTTACTTTTTGGagacttaaaaaaaaagaaattaaatgaaagaatTGCTTTAAAAAGAAAGTTGAGCTCAAAATTATGTAGAATTAAACAACCTTCGAGAAAATTCGATCAACATCTTGCAGGGGTTCTGTCCGCTGGAAAAAATACAAAAGATACTCTAAAAGATTCTCCATATATTCTCTGTACTGCCTGTTGAAATTGAAAGGCAAAAGCTCAGACAGATATGCAAATTCCATTAAAATGACTAGGATGCATGCAGATGTCAAATGATAAAAACAATTGAAACAATCACCTGGTCATTTTCTTCTTGCGTGGAATCTTGTCTGCCTCTGGGAAAATATCAAGATACGCAGAATACTCAATTGGCTCTCCAAATTTTGAATTGATATATTGATGGTACAGCTCATGCATATCTAAGTATCGGCCAAAAGCTTCCTGGAACAAAATATTCACGGAATCAATAACCAGATCAGGTTGAAATGTGACATTATCTCAACTAACACTAGAGTACATAAAATTTCATTTTGCATACTCATTGCCTCCAACTAAAGGTACCCTGCAGAAGGATCTCTTCCATGCTTTCCATACACATGCAGACTACCAAAAGGCTCAATcaactgtgtgtgtgtgtgtgtgtgggaaTAGCATATTCATCTGCGCGCCAAGTCGGCAACCCAGGTTTAATCTCACTTAAAGCAAACATCATTCTTAATATTTTTCATGTTATTCAGTGCACTCATTGATTATTACAAAAACATATCTGTTCTCTAAACAAAATTTGCAACTGTGCATTGGTCTCCCCTTTCAATCACTGCAATAATAGTCAGGGTTAAAGAGAGAGAGACAGGAAAGATGACAGACCTCTCCACTAAACTCAATTTGAGGTTCTTCTTTAAGGAGTGCTTCATAATCATCATTAGCATCAACAACCCGGGCAACTGGGTGCTTCCTGTGATACTCTCGTATCTGCACAAAGCGCACACATCACCATATAAACCAATTTACTAAAACATACATAAGCATGAACTAACAATTACGATCAACAGAATAATAAAATAGTGAAATCAGCTTCAGCATGTTCAATTATCCAGTAACTTCTTAAAAAAAACCGAGCCAACTTAAACCTCtccatataaaataaataaataaatcctaagaaaagaaaataaaaaaggaataaCCTCTTTCAGACGATCATAGAACGCACTAAATACATTGTTGACTCCAGTAGCAGTTTGACCTCCGAGTGCAGCAATCTCGTCCTTCCTGGCATTGTCATTATCCTCATATATCTCAATctggaaaataaaattaaaaaaaaaacgaatcaaatcaaaattccagcTTCAAAGAAAAGGATAAAGAGAATAATTAGGGTTTGGGAGAAGAACTTACAAGCTTGTGTGTGGTGGAAGTAATGGTGTCAATCATGTTCCGAACGCGGTGGCTCTGAAACAAGCGGTCTTTATTGGAAGTTGGCTCATTCTGAAGGTCCTTCACTATCACCCTTTCCAACCGTTCCACTTCCTCGTGCGAGGCACGTGTCACTTCCAGAAGCGTCGACGACATCTTTCTTCACACTCACTCTTCAGCTCCACCACCACCTGCTCTCACAAATCAACAAGAAACAAACACCGCACAAAAGGGGAAATGAAAAACCCTCGTACGGCGTCGTGCCTTCTGCCACCgccaaccttttttttttttctttagcagCTCTAGTTGATTAATTTATGGGCCTCACGTGTCTAGCCCAATGGGCTTTCTGATTTCAAATTAACAGGCATAAAACGACTAGACAGTCTAACTAGCCCAATATGATTTTTTTTCACAATCTAGGTCATAAAAAAAAGAGCGCGCGCGAGAGAGAAGGGATAGGTGTGCTTTACCTACCTCACTACAATACCCAATTAAAAATGTAGCTTATGACTAAGGTGAAGACTCAGTACATTTATCTTCACTTGTGAAAAACGTtagttaatttgatatatttgattaaattattatctaataatttttaattaacaatTTTACATGAAGTTAATTGTATGTGAGTTTTCATCTTCATTTAACTTAACGACCAAAAAACGAAAAATCAtgattatttttactcttttggtTGGTCAAAGTAAGAAACGTGCAAAATTCCAAATTGATAATATgtttttctcctcctcctcctcctttttttttttttttttttttgggaaaatgACATATGCTTTTTGAGTGTCCCAACAACCATGTGTTATGTATGTGTATGTGTGAAGGTGCAACTGTGAATCAAAGCACGCTTTTTAGTGTTGTGTGCTTTATTGGCAGAGCATCTATTTCCTGCTGGTTCCTATCTACCATTACCAAAGTGAGAAGTCACACTTGTCTATCATCTTTCAATGCCACCTTTCTTTGAAACAAAGAATCAATGTCCCTTCAAGTGTAACTTTGCCTTGGTGACAATGTATATTTTCGACGTAATATCtaaaaatttataatgttaataaaaataatattaaaaaatatggatgacaaaataaattcttaaaatattaaaaatgtgataaaataactaaatattatatatattctcaAGAATATCAGATTttgatacattttttttaaatattattagaaaattgaaaccttttcaaatttaaaatttagtattttagtttaagaatttttttttttggtttttttgtcaatgataaatttaaagaatatatatatatatatatataaacctaatttgttttaattttttatatatagtttCTAAATAATTATCTTGtttctacaaaaaaaaatcgTACCCAATATACAAATcatttgttaaataaaaaaattatttgtcactTATAAATACATTAAGAAATTATTTAGTTCATTATCACCCAACAGGCCAACACAATTGAGAAACGTTTTAATATATTTCTATTTTATGAGAATAATTCATTTTCGACATCAACAaggaataattaaattttatcaaatcatgggaatattatattattttaatgagAATAACTAATACCTAtaaatatttgttaaaaaaatggCATAAAATAAAACATAGTAGCATATCTTTTTCAAGTGACTATATGTCTAAGACTCTAAGTGTaatatttgttttcaattttaatttatatcaagtctcaaaaatctaaattatttgccAACCCAAAGAAAACATTCTGTAAAAATGTTATGAATCATTCTTTGATTGAGCATGTGAGTTACCTTACCTATCATATGGAAGAGACCTCTTATCAAAATATCATATGTCACATAACATAACTACTAATGTGTCTATTCCCCTATTGAATCTTCCACAATAAAGTAGAAAATGAGTGTTATGGCCCAACGTAAAAGTAGGTGCGCTTATAAACATTTCAATATCATGAATTCATgaccccctcccccccccccccccccaaaaaaaaaaaaaaatcaatatcaataccaaacaaaaagtaaataaacattTCAATATGTTGCTCCctcacatattattattattattattattattattattataaaagtaTTTTACATAAAgtcataaacattcaatcataTATTACTATAGTAAAATAACTcattttcaaattaattattcaaaagccatttaaatatattattcagattgaataattatataagaTTCTTTATACTgacaatatataaaaaatattattattattattattattattattattattagaaacaaATAAAAGTTGGTTTTGACTAATCAACCACTACGGACAACGAAGAACATAACAATTTAAAGATGTACTACTTATTTGTTAATCGGGTTGGTGAAATAGTTCACCCGTGATAATTATGATCGATCTTAAATTTTACCTcatatattttcattattttgatattattatgTCAATGAGactatatgtaatttttttgctTGATTTGGATTTCTTTTTAACCTTTGATTAAATTGAGTATGGCAACgttgttaaaaaaaaatgaacGTTACGTTATAACAAACTAGGTATAATTtacagaaagaaaaaataattaaaatcatttaaatttttttattatttttattattattcttcgaTCTCTTTATCAACATATAGGAGAATAAtctagaaagaaaaaataattaaaatcatttaaatttttttaataaataaacatttcttaacaaaataaaatctctaaattggaatattattttcaaactgaaataatatatattataagttTGATATGCATAATTACAAaattgtatttttactctatatatatatatatatatatatatatatatatatatatatatatatatatatgaatttggtCAACATATTTCGAAGCACAAGCATGCACTGAGATAAACAACCTACCAACCAAATAAcccagaataaataaataaataaataaataataaccacCACCTACCACTTCATTTAAGTAGTAGGCATGTATGATATATGCATGCTTCCAATGTTTGCAATTTGCAAagtgtattttctttttctttttctttttttttataatagtaaatCAAAGACAACATATTAAATTTAGGATCTCATATGTTTAAGTAAGATATTatgtttgttaattaaataattatagaatatagtccaATTGAAAGCTTTTCCAAATGACCTttgaacaagaaacaaagaatcttaaaaaaatatattataatttagtcttctattaattttttgagtTATTGATTAGTTTATTAGATTCTATTATATATTTCAactttttttctttggttttcttttattaaagggagccactcagataaagatACGTAAAACGTctctttttaaagatatttttcagtaattaaaattttacatatataatatagaagtattttagtcattttctataatagggtattgtaattattttctataaaaaataatattaatttagaccatttcaagatttgattcactatttttcggtTAAATCAATTTATCTAACcttattttgacaaaaataatacgatttaatcgattatatgtattaaattttaattattaaaaaatatttttataaaaagacatTTTCAACGTCTTTATCTAAATTACtccatttaaaaaattttggctTGACAGTTGACACAAACAATATTAGGAccctttttaattaaaaaaaatgtgttaGTACCTTTTTAGtaaattataaactaaaatattaGGACATGATTTGTTGTCAAGGAATCAAAATCTCTGCTTTTGAGCTTTAAAGAATCTTGGGAGAACATAGAGCCTTCCCCAGCACCCCCTCACTTATATTTGCATGCTAATAATAATATATCTAgacttatatttaaaaaaaatgaatacatTTAATTTTGCTGCATATTTTGGTTTCATTTATAACCGTATTATTTTCGTGCAATATTAATTAACCATAACATAAAATACAATATACTACATCTATATATCCTGATCCATCTAATCTTattccaaaaataatttgtttcatGATATAATAAGAgttgaattataaatttattatttttagttagtttcaGTTAatctttaataattatttatttttaatcttaaatttaaattctaaattgtaAATTATCGatctaaatttaaattctaataaaccctaaatcctaattctagatctaataaattatccaaaaaatgagagttaaaataaaaattttataaattaaaaaatattgactaatatttattaattaaaaattaattttctataattattttttattgtgatttaattaatcaaattacaaaattaattatttttaattaatattaaccaattttttttagcaTCATAACTTCACCACTTACTTAGTCGCTCACTACTACTACCAACTACAGTTGCATCACTATTGCTAGTCGGCTATATTaaactctaaattataaattttaaaccctaaattttatactttaaattttaaatcctctAAAATGTGAGGAGTCGaggactaaaaaataattttacaataaaaaaattgtctattaattaaaaattaatttcttatacttattaatattgatttaaatataaaaaattaatcacctaatttttatctttattctaatataattttcTGCATTATCTTTTCTCGTTGCCATCATTATCCTATGCCTCTGTCAGGTTTTACGATGGAGGCTTAGCTTTTCTCTATTTGTTCTCTGTTATTGAAAAGGTATATACTACTTCGCATGTGTAACACCTATACATTAAGACAAAATTCAtgaattattattagaaaatttcGTAAAATACGTGAAGCAATATGAAGCAAAtcaaattatatcaaatcaaagtaATTTATGTAATTCAATATATATGTTTGCATGTGTCTTTTGGAGTTGGCGAAAGAGTACAAAATGAAGCAAGGTCATAAGATAAGTTAGCTCCTCAACTTATCAAACAGACAAACGTATTAATAACAATCTTTTTCACAtcgaagaaatttgaaaattcgtGTTTCCAATTCGGTGAGCCCCATATATGCAGTAATaagaataataagaataaaaattaaaaaccacATAATAGCAGATGCATCATTATTAgtaatatacataatatttaaatattaaacattattgttttaataatataaataataaaaagcatgatTCGATAAGAAGTTTTGGAATTAAAATGGCAATTGTTGCCAGCCAATGGTGgtgaatatatttaaatataaatatatatcatCACTAATCACTATACATCACTCTCACCTAGAAAGGTGAAGCTCCATATATTAACATGGTCGATTACTTCAATGTCACTGCTATGTCATCCATGGATTCTAGCATTTATCAATAACTCAAAACAATTGGCAACTTTAACAttattcaacttttattatatggtattataataaaataatactcaACGAAAACACATACATGAATGCAACTGCTTCGAGAGGCCGCATAATATGATGCCTCATGTGTATGTTATTTGATTAACCGtcttcctttattttattttatttcattttattttatttttccttgaattgggaatttttaattaatagtaaGCAATTAtgcataattgaaaaaaaaaactatgcatGAAGTGACGACCGACACAAACATGGGGCTTTACTTAATACTCCTCTTTCGTAGAAAATAACCTTGTtctatttttaatgttgtttctTCCCATAGAGCTTTTGACCTAACCATAAAACCAGCCAACCAGCTGCGGTATCATGGGTTTAATTTTTGTTAGGGGTAATTAACAACTATATTTTTTAGGTTGTAGTttcactaaatttataattatgtttttatatattttttaattgaatatgtacactacttttaattttgtaattaagttatttttagtgtaCAAAATGATAGAGTTAACTTAATATTTTTCTGCAAATTAAAAGTATCCACAATTAAGAACCTAATTAGATCTTTgactacatatatttttttaaaaaatattacgttaattttaatatttttgacatgaaaaggatctaattacaaaattaaaaataatgtaagaacacaattaaaaaaaataatataaagacctaataataaatttggtgaaattataaaaaccaacaaaataattaaatctattttttaagaatatatgttagaGTTATTATTagtaacatttttaaaatttttattctttataaaaatattaaaattaaaattaagtgagactaattcaattttaaaaattagttcaaAAAGTGAgtattatttcatatttataaattattttgagattatatttttaaaagatgtgAAGTTTATATATACATTAttttcatattcaaaaatatttgtCGAATATTTATATGTAAGTGATTTGCTAATAATATTGAATTAGATAAGGTGTtatatattattatgttataaaattacCTTTTTATGAAAATCTAAATTTAAAGAAGAGTAAGGTGAatggttatatttttaataaaaaaaattattgataacCTTAAGATATAATAAAACCCATatttgttttcttcttcgatcaatAATGGAGTGTATATATACATTGCATCATGCATGAGTAAGAAATTAGTAGGGCCACCAATAATTGTAGGAAGTGTTTCCAAGTGAtagcaagaaaaaaataaagagcaAATGTAGGGCCTAGAATCTGGACAAAGATATTCACACATGTATACTACGATCTATTTCACAAATCCAAGTTAAATTATGTTGATAAAAATATAGGATTTTGTCAAGTGAATAACTGGAAAACATGGCTCGATATATTATTAGTAgatctaatttaattaaaaattaacttaattaagACGGAGTTGTGCTCttaataat is a window from the Arachis hypogaea cultivar Tifrunner chromosome 17, arahy.Tifrunner.gnm2.J5K5, whole genome shotgun sequence genome containing:
- the LOC112764703 gene encoding splicing factor SF3a60 homolog; amino-acid sequence: MSSTLLEVTRASHEEVERLERVIVKDLQNEPTSNKDRLFQSHRVRNMIDTITSTTHKLIEIYEDNDNARKDEIAALGGQTATGVNNVFSAFYDRLKEIREYHRKHPVARVVDANDDYEALLKEEPQIEFSGEEAFGRYLDMHELYHQYINSKFGEPIEYSAYLDIFPEADKIPRKKKMTRQYREYMENLLEYLLYFFQRTEPLQDVDRIFSKVTTEFEENWAAGKVHGWENENQENGHAPAQHAALDLDYYSTVEELMEVGPERLKEALAALGLKTGGTIQQRAERLFLTKHTPLEKLDKKHFAKGARASEKKGVAPVPQEDANSKEIALMEAKMKKLCDLLEDTIDRTKDNVVKKQALTYEEIEAEREEEETQEDTESEDEEQQIYNPLKLPMGWDGKPIPYWLYKLHGLGQEFKCEICGNYSYWGRRAFERHFKEWRHQHGMRCLGIPNTKNFNEITSIEEAKELWKKIQQRQGVNKWRPDLEEEYEDKEGNIYNKKTYTDLQRQGLI